One Pseudonocardia abyssalis DNA segment encodes these proteins:
- a CDS encoding MarR family winged helix-turn-helix transcriptional regulator, which yields MPSRDVTDTASTAAARVTPSVDQLTAWRAFLRAHATITRALESELVAEQDLSLAAYDVLVQLAEAPDRRLRMTELADAVLLSRSGVTRLVDRMERVGLVARTRVEGDGRGVAAELTDEGYQRLRVASRTHLAGVLRHFVARLDADDLCALERISRRLSG from the coding sequence GTGCCCTCCCGTGACGTGACCGACACCGCCTCGACCGCTGCGGCGCGCGTCACCCCGTCGGTCGACCAGCTGACGGCCTGGCGGGCGTTCCTGCGGGCCCACGCGACGATCACGCGGGCGCTGGAGTCGGAGCTCGTCGCGGAGCAGGACCTGTCGCTGGCCGCATACGACGTGCTGGTGCAGCTGGCCGAGGCCCCGGACCGCCGGCTGCGGATGACGGAGCTGGCCGACGCCGTGCTGCTCTCGCGCTCCGGGGTCACGCGGCTCGTCGACCGCATGGAGCGCGTCGGATTGGTGGCGCGCACGCGCGTCGAGGGCGACGGCCGGGGCGTGGCCGCGGAGCTGACCGACGAGGGCTACCAGCGGTTGCGGGTGGCCTCGCGCACACATCTGGCGGGCGTGCTGCGGCACTTCGTCGCCCGCCTCGACGCCGACGACCTGTGCGCCCTCGAACGGATCAGCCGCCGACTCTCGGGCTGA
- a CDS encoding PhzF family phenazine biosynthesis protein: protein MIPLRYDVVDVFTDRAYAGNPLAVVHGAHGLTAGQMQAIAGEFNLSETAFPLPPTGGADYRLRIFTPGRELPFAGHPSVGAAWVLARDGLISTGEVVQECGAGLLPVRVDDHGAQVTGGASEVGPSLDGDALAAAVGLAAADVDAAVPAGVAGAGVPYAYVVVRPDAVARAVPDPTAVRALTDGLVGLVVVSFDAGASAAHMRMFAPDVGVTEDPATGSAAVALAVFLVDRGVLAADGQSGFTVAQGAEIGRPSTLGVLVHADAGAAVRTSVRGTVRPVARGELVASPPL from the coding sequence ATGATCCCGTTGCGCTACGACGTCGTCGACGTCTTCACCGACCGCGCCTACGCCGGCAACCCGCTGGCCGTCGTGCACGGCGCCCACGGGCTGACCGCCGGGCAGATGCAGGCGATCGCCGGGGAGTTCAACCTGTCGGAGACGGCGTTCCCGCTGCCCCCCACCGGCGGGGCCGACTACCGCCTGCGGATCTTCACTCCCGGGCGCGAGCTGCCCTTCGCCGGGCACCCGAGCGTCGGGGCGGCCTGGGTCCTGGCCCGCGACGGGCTGATCTCCACCGGGGAGGTCGTGCAGGAGTGCGGGGCCGGTCTGCTCCCCGTGCGCGTCGACGACCACGGCGCGCAGGTCACCGGTGGGGCGTCCGAGGTCGGGCCGTCGCTCGACGGGGACGCGCTCGCCGCGGCCGTCGGGCTCGCTGCGGCCGACGTCGACGCGGCGGTGCCCGCCGGGGTGGCCGGGGCGGGCGTGCCGTACGCGTACGTCGTCGTCCGGCCGGACGCGGTGGCCAGGGCCGTCCCGGACCCGACCGCGGTCCGCGCGCTCACCGACGGACTCGTCGGGCTGGTGGTGGTGTCGTTCGACGCGGGCGCCTCCGCCGCGCACATGCGGATGTTCGCCCCTGACGTCGGCGTGACGGAGGACCCGGCCACCGGCTCCGCCGCCGTCGCGCTGGCGGTGTTCCTCGTCGATCGCGGGGTGCTGGCGGCCGACGGCCAGAGCGGCTTCACGGTGGCGCAGGGCGCGGAGATCGGCCGCCCGTCGACGCTCGGTGTGCTGGTGCACGCCGATGCGGGCGCGGCCGTCCGCACGTCGGTCCGGGGCACGGTGAGGCCCGTGGCCCGCGGCGAGCTGGTGGCGTCGCCGCCGCTGTGA
- a CDS encoding D-2-hydroxyacid dehydrogenase, giving the protein MNVPVSADQGHDPVITILHSADRPKHLDGPGVRFVTDDTLTAALPGTEILLVWDFMSTAVRDAFPAADSLRWVHTASAGVDRLTFPALLDSDVVLTNSRGVFDTPIAEYVTGLVIAMAKDLAGTIDAQSRREWRHRENERVGGRTAVVVGSGPIGRATAAMLAAVGMRVELVGRRADEGVHPIEDLTTLLPRAEWLVLAAPLTDSTRGMLNATTLGLLPPRARVINVGRGALVVQDDLVAALRDGTLAGAALDVFEKEPLPAGSPLWDLPGVIVSPHMSGDILGWRDELETLFVDNLTRYRAGEPLANVVDKTLGFVTGSAR; this is encoded by the coding sequence ATGAACGTGCCCGTTTCCGCAGATCAGGGGCACGATCCCGTCATCACGATCCTGCACTCCGCCGACCGTCCGAAACACCTCGACGGACCGGGTGTCCGCTTCGTCACCGATGACACGCTGACAGCGGCACTCCCCGGCACCGAGATCCTGCTGGTCTGGGACTTCATGTCCACGGCCGTGCGCGACGCGTTCCCGGCCGCCGACTCCCTGCGCTGGGTGCACACCGCGAGCGCGGGCGTCGACCGGTTGACGTTCCCGGCGCTGCTCGACTCCGACGTCGTGCTGACGAACTCGCGCGGCGTCTTCGACACCCCGATCGCCGAGTACGTCACCGGCCTCGTCATCGCGATGGCCAAGGACCTCGCCGGCACGATCGACGCGCAGTCGCGGCGGGAGTGGCGGCACCGGGAGAACGAGCGGGTCGGCGGGCGCACCGCCGTCGTCGTCGGCAGCGGTCCGATCGGGCGCGCGACCGCCGCGATGCTGGCCGCGGTCGGGATGCGCGTCGAGTTGGTGGGGCGCCGCGCGGACGAGGGCGTGCACCCGATCGAGGACCTGACCACGCTCCTGCCACGCGCGGAGTGGCTGGTGCTCGCCGCCCCGCTCACCGACTCCACCCGCGGGATGCTGAACGCCACGACGCTGGGCCTGCTGCCACCGCGGGCCCGCGTGATCAACGTCGGCCGCGGCGCGCTCGTCGTGCAGGACGACCTGGTCGCCGCACTGCGCGACGGCACGCTGGCCGGGGCCGCCCTCGACGTGTTCGAGAAGGAGCCCCTGCCCGCCGGCTCCCCGCTGTGGGACCTGCCGGGCGTCATCGTCTCCCCGCACATGTCGGGTGACATCCTCGGCTGGCGCGACGAGCTGGAGACCCTGTTCGTCGACAACCTCACCCGCTACCGGGCGGGTGAGCCGCTGGCCAACGTCGTGGACAAGACGCTGGGCTTCGTGACGGGAAGTGCTCGATGA
- a CDS encoding magnesium transporter MgtE N-terminal domain-containing protein encodes MAMDRVFVARLVGLSVFGPDGERIGRVRDVVVTVRVDANPPRVLGLLVEMVTRRRIFVPMLRVTSIDPGAVTLATGSVSLRGFTQRPNETLVVGQLLDAPVTIDDGGTTAVVVDAAIEPTRSRDWVVSRLAVRARRHGLTRRGHVQELPWSAVTGLSLTDRQGTAGLLSVFETMRAADVAAALSELPAKRQHEVVDNLDDERLADVFEEMSDHDQRTLLAHLDSERAADVLEAMSPDDAADLLGDLPTAESDALLALMEPGESAPVRRLMSYSSDTAGGLMTPEPVILRPDATVAEALARIRNPDLPVALASMVFVCRPPAETPTGRYLGCAHVQRLLREAPFQLVAGVLDTDLARLSPAATLGEIARYFAAYNLVAGPVVDDEDHLLGAVTVDDVLDHLLPTDWRDRFTDEAAHDPEPETTDA; translated from the coding sequence ATGGCCATGGACCGTGTCTTCGTCGCACGGCTGGTCGGGCTGTCCGTGTTCGGCCCGGACGGCGAGCGGATCGGCCGGGTGCGCGACGTCGTCGTCACGGTCCGCGTCGACGCCAACCCGCCGCGGGTCCTCGGGCTGCTCGTGGAGATGGTCACGCGGCGGCGGATCTTCGTGCCGATGCTGCGGGTCACCTCGATCGACCCCGGCGCGGTCACACTGGCCACCGGATCGGTGAGCCTGCGCGGGTTCACCCAGCGGCCGAACGAGACGCTGGTCGTCGGCCAGCTCCTCGACGCCCCGGTCACCATCGACGACGGCGGGACGACGGCCGTCGTCGTCGACGCGGCGATCGAGCCGACCCGCTCGCGGGACTGGGTGGTCAGCCGCCTCGCGGTACGGGCCCGGCGGCACGGCCTGACGCGGCGCGGGCACGTGCAGGAGCTGCCGTGGAGCGCCGTCACCGGGCTCTCCCTCACCGACCGCCAGGGCACCGCGGGCCTGCTGTCGGTGTTCGAGACGATGCGCGCCGCCGACGTCGCCGCGGCACTGTCGGAGCTGCCGGCGAAGCGACAGCACGAGGTCGTCGACAACCTCGACGACGAGCGGCTCGCCGACGTGTTCGAGGAGATGTCCGACCACGACCAGCGCACGCTGCTCGCCCACCTCGACTCGGAGCGCGCGGCCGACGTGCTGGAGGCGATGAGCCCCGACGACGCCGCCGACCTCCTCGGCGACCTGCCCACGGCCGAGTCCGACGCCCTGCTCGCGCTCATGGAACCCGGCGAGTCGGCCCCGGTGCGCCGCCTGATGAGCTACTCCTCGGACACCGCGGGCGGGCTGATGACGCCGGAGCCGGTGATCCTGCGCCCCGACGCCACCGTCGCGGAGGCCCTCGCCCGCATCCGCAACCCCGACCTCCCCGTCGCGCTGGCCAGCATGGTGTTCGTCTGCCGCCCGCCCGCCGAGACGCCGACCGGGCGCTACCTCGGGTGCGCCCACGTCCAGCGGTTGCTGCGGGAAGCCCCGTTCCAGCTGGTCGCCGGGGTGCTCGACACCGACCTCGCCCGCCTGTCCCCCGCCGCGACGCTCGGCGAGATCGCGCGGTACTTCGCGGCGTACAACCTCGTGGCGGGGCCGGTCGTCGACGACGAGGACCACCTGCTCGGCGCCGTCACCGTCGACGACGTCCTCGACCACCTGCTCCCGACGGACTGGCGCGACCGGTTCACCGACGAGGCAGCGCACGACCCGGAGCCGGAGACCACCGATGCCTGA
- a CDS encoding aspartate aminotransferase family protein: MARLSPVLQQATPVQVARGEGVYLYDTDGRRHLDFTAGIGVTSTGHCHPRVVAAAQEQVGTLIHGQYTTVMHQPLLKLTERLGEVLPAGIDRVFFLNSGSEAVEASVRLARHATGRQTIIAFDGGFHGRTMGAAALTTSGGKIRAGIGPMMGGVAFAPFPYAFRYGWTEEETVAFCLKELDRILVTAAPARDVAAFLIEPVLGEGGYVPTSPAFLRGLRERADAHGILLIADEVQTGYGRTGKFWGHQHADGVTPDILITAKGLASGFPLSAIAAPEAIMSKALPGSQGGTYGGNAVSCAAALATLDVIQDENLVANAGEQGLRLLEGLRKVAVEHPGIADVRGLGLMVGNEFLTPDGAPDAAAAAKAHAAAAERGLLLLTCGPFGNVVRMIPPLIVTAEQIDDGVALWSEAVRA; this comes from the coding sequence ATGGCTCGGCTGTCCCCCGTCCTCCAGCAGGCGACCCCCGTGCAGGTCGCGCGTGGCGAGGGCGTCTACCTGTACGACACCGACGGCCGCCGGCACCTCGACTTCACCGCGGGCATCGGGGTCACCAGCACCGGGCACTGTCACCCGCGCGTCGTCGCGGCCGCGCAGGAACAGGTCGGCACGCTGATCCACGGTCAGTACACGACCGTCATGCACCAGCCGCTGCTCAAGCTCACCGAGCGCCTCGGCGAGGTCCTGCCGGCGGGCATCGACCGCGTGTTCTTCCTCAACTCCGGCAGCGAGGCCGTCGAGGCGTCGGTGCGCCTCGCCCGCCACGCCACCGGCCGTCAGACGATCATCGCGTTCGACGGCGGCTTCCACGGCCGCACGATGGGTGCCGCCGCCCTCACGACGTCCGGCGGGAAGATCCGCGCGGGCATCGGCCCGATGATGGGCGGGGTCGCGTTCGCGCCGTTCCCCTACGCGTTCCGCTACGGCTGGACCGAGGAGGAGACGGTCGCGTTCTGCCTCAAGGAGCTCGACCGGATCCTGGTCACCGCCGCGCCCGCGCGCGACGTCGCCGCGTTCCTCATCGAGCCGGTCCTCGGCGAGGGCGGCTACGTCCCGACGTCGCCCGCGTTCCTGCGGGGCCTGCGTGAGCGCGCCGACGCGCACGGCATCCTGCTGATCGCCGACGAGGTGCAGACCGGCTACGGCCGCACCGGGAAGTTCTGGGGCCACCAGCACGCCGACGGCGTCACCCCCGACATCCTGATCACCGCGAAGGGGCTCGCGTCGGGCTTCCCGCTCTCCGCGATCGCGGCCCCCGAGGCGATCATGAGCAAGGCGCTGCCGGGCTCGCAGGGCGGCACCTACGGCGGCAACGCGGTGTCCTGCGCCGCCGCGCTGGCCACGCTCGACGTCATCCAGGACGAGAACCTCGTCGCCAACGCGGGGGAGCAGGGCCTGCGGCTGTTGGAGGGCCTGCGCAAGGTGGCCGTCGAGCACCCCGGCATCGCCGACGTCCGTGGCCTGGGCCTGATGGTCGGCAACGAGTTCCTGACGCCGGACGGGGCGCCCGACGCGGCCGCGGCGGCGAAGGCCCATGCGGCCGCGGCCGAGCGCGGCCTGCTGCTGCTGACCTGCGGCCCGTTCGGCAACGTCGTCCGGATGATCCCGCCGCTGATCGTCACCGCCGAGCAGATCGACGACGGCGTGGCGCTGTGGTCGGAGGCCGTGCGCGCCTGA
- a CDS encoding GntR family transcriptional regulator, which yields MDLTDLEPVERRSTAAIVADRIRTAIMRGTFPPGTQLGEVELATRLGVSRGPLREAMQRLVAEGLLRSERHRGLFVRDLDAADVRDIYHARASVERAAGLLLLDGDRAGAADRLDDALAAMATAVAAGDPAAIADSDHAFHAELVAASGSPRLRRMADGLLVETRMCLAALQQTAPPPEGLLAEHRELCEAVRAGDRDRLTAALEAHMADAVTRLLAPVAVTTATQAPAPPA from the coding sequence ATGGACCTGACCGATCTGGAACCGGTCGAGCGCCGCTCCACCGCGGCGATCGTGGCCGACCGCATCCGCACCGCGATCATGCGCGGCACGTTCCCGCCGGGCACGCAGCTCGGCGAGGTGGAGCTGGCGACCAGGCTCGGGGTGAGCCGCGGGCCCCTGCGGGAGGCGATGCAGCGGCTCGTCGCGGAGGGGCTGCTGCGCAGCGAGCGGCACCGTGGGCTGTTCGTCCGCGACCTCGATGCCGCCGACGTCCGCGACATCTACCACGCGAGGGCGTCGGTCGAACGGGCCGCGGGCCTGCTGCTGCTCGACGGCGACCGCGCCGGCGCCGCCGACCGCCTCGACGACGCGCTGGCCGCGATGGCCACCGCGGTGGCCGCGGGCGACCCGGCGGCGATCGCCGACTCCGACCACGCGTTCCACGCCGAGCTCGTCGCGGCGTCGGGGAGCCCGCGGCTGCGGCGGATGGCCGACGGGCTGCTCGTCGAGACCCGCATGTGTCTCGCCGCGCTGCAGCAGACCGCGCCGCCGCCGGAGGGGCTGCTCGCCGAGCACCGCGAGCTGTGCGAGGCCGTGCGGGCCGGGGACAGGGACCGGCTCACCGCCGCTCTGGAGGCGCACATGGCCGACGCGGTGACCCGCCTGCTGGCCCCGGTGGCCGTCACGACAGCGACGCAGGCTCCTGCGCCGCCCGCGTAG
- a CDS encoding maleate cis-trans isomerase family protein, with the protein MTTVGILYPGYSAEDDYPRAERLLDGPRLPLVHTEMREDAHRVDALLDIGGDDVLAAGARALPGPLDSIVWACTSGSFVFGWDGATAQVEALGVAAGVPASSTSFAFADACAHLDIARVAVGATYPDDVAERFVAFLARAGVTVVRLSARGIVTAAEVGTLPADDVLAFAEAADHADAQAVLLPDTALHTVDLLDALDARVGKPVLTANQVSIWQGLRLAGAGGPRPGLGRLFAT; encoded by the coding sequence ATGACGACCGTCGGCATCCTGTACCCGGGCTACTCCGCGGAGGACGACTACCCGCGCGCCGAACGGCTCCTCGACGGTCCCCGCCTGCCGCTGGTGCACACCGAGATGCGCGAGGACGCCCACCGCGTCGACGCGCTGCTCGACATCGGGGGCGACGACGTCCTCGCCGCCGGGGCGCGGGCGCTCCCGGGCCCCCTCGACTCGATCGTGTGGGCCTGCACCAGCGGGAGCTTCGTCTTCGGCTGGGACGGCGCCACCGCGCAGGTCGAGGCACTCGGTGTCGCGGCGGGTGTCCCGGCGTCGAGCACGTCGTTCGCGTTCGCCGACGCCTGCGCGCACCTCGACATCGCCCGCGTCGCGGTCGGCGCGACCTACCCCGACGACGTCGCGGAGCGGTTCGTGGCGTTCCTGGCCCGGGCCGGGGTGACGGTCGTCCGGCTGTCCGCGCGCGGGATCGTCACCGCGGCGGAGGTGGGTACCCTGCCCGCCGACGACGTGCTCGCGTTCGCGGAGGCAGCCGATCACGCCGACGCGCAGGCGGTGCTGCTGCCCGACACCGCGCTGCACACCGTCGACCTGCTCGACGCCCTGGACGCGCGCGTCGGCAAGCCGGTGCTCACGGCCAACCAGGTGAGCATCTGGCAGGGGCTGCGGCTCGCCGGCGCGGGTGGTCCGCGCCCCGGCCTGGGGCGGTTGTTCGCGACGTGA
- a CDS encoding Mrp/NBP35 family ATP-binding protein, which produces MSTSTETTTIEQAVRAALATVEDPEIHKPITDLGMVKSVSVSPEGIAHIGVYLTVAGCPMKDTITKRVTAAVGAVAGVSEVTVELDVMNDEQRTELRRGLRGDAAEPVIPFAQPGSMTRVYCVASGKGGVGKSSITVNLAAAMAARGLSVGVVDADIYGHSIPRMLGTTTLPTKVDDMIMPPQAHDVKVISIGMFTPGNEAVVWRGPMLHRALQQFLADVFWGDLDILLLDLPPGTGDIAISTAQLIPNAELLVVTTPQQAAAEVAERAGSIALQTKQRIAGVVENMSWMELPDGSRMEIFGSGGGQTVADSLTRAIGAPVPLLGQIPLETALRECGDAGTPIVLEHPDSASAKALKKVADKLTTRARGLAGMSLNLTPVSR; this is translated from the coding sequence GTGTCCACCTCCACTGAGACCACCACGATCGAGCAGGCCGTGCGCGCTGCTCTGGCCACCGTCGAGGACCCGGAGATCCACAAGCCGATCACCGACCTCGGGATGGTCAAGAGCGTGTCGGTGTCCCCGGAGGGCATCGCGCACATCGGCGTGTACCTCACGGTGGCCGGCTGCCCCATGAAGGACACGATCACGAAGCGCGTCACCGCCGCTGTGGGCGCCGTCGCCGGCGTCAGCGAGGTCACGGTCGAGCTCGACGTCATGAACGACGAGCAGCGCACCGAGCTGCGCCGCGGGCTGCGCGGTGACGCGGCCGAGCCGGTCATCCCGTTCGCGCAGCCGGGATCGATGACCCGCGTGTACTGCGTCGCGTCGGGCAAGGGCGGGGTCGGCAAGTCGTCGATCACGGTCAACCTGGCCGCCGCGATGGCCGCCCGCGGCCTGTCCGTGGGCGTGGTCGACGCCGACATCTACGGCCACTCGATCCCGCGCATGCTGGGCACCACCACCCTGCCCACCAAGGTCGACGACATGATCATGCCGCCGCAGGCGCACGACGTGAAGGTCATCTCGATCGGCATGTTCACGCCGGGCAACGAGGCCGTCGTGTGGCGCGGCCCGATGCTGCACCGCGCGCTGCAGCAGTTCCTCGCCGACGTGTTCTGGGGCGACCTCGACATCCTGCTGCTCGACCTGCCCCCGGGCACCGGGGACATCGCCATCTCCACCGCGCAGCTCATCCCCAACGCCGAACTGCTCGTCGTCACCACACCGCAGCAGGCCGCGGCCGAGGTCGCCGAGCGGGCCGGGTCGATCGCGCTGCAGACCAAGCAGCGCATCGCGGGCGTCGTCGAGAACATGTCGTGGATGGAGCTGCCCGACGGCTCGCGGATGGAGATCTTCGGGTCCGGCGGCGGGCAGACCGTGGCCGACTCGCTGACCCGCGCGATCGGCGCGCCGGTGCCGCTGCTGGGCCAGATCCCGCTGGAGACGGCGCTGCGCGAGTGCGGCGACGCCGGCACCCCGATCGTCCTGGAGCACCCGGACAGCGCGAGCGCGAAGGCCCTGAAGAAGGTGGCCGACAAGCTCACGACCCGCGCCCGCGGCCTGGCCGGGATGAGCCTGAACCTGACGCCGGTCAGCCGCTGA
- a CDS encoding DUF3830 family protein — protein sequence MSKLLRISLERRGVSCVAELLEKQAPRTVAAVWEATADGPLAGPAQHAKYARNEVYTIVPRFGPRIGHENTTVTPIPGDLCYFDFSGGVLDEAFKADQGIDSEAGGIDLAIFYGRNNLLINGDVGWVPGNVFGAIVEGLDVIAEACHDVWRSGSVGERLVYERA from the coding sequence TTGTCCAAGCTCCTGCGCATCAGCCTCGAGCGCCGCGGCGTCTCGTGCGTGGCCGAACTGCTCGAGAAGCAGGCCCCGCGCACGGTCGCCGCGGTGTGGGAGGCGACGGCCGACGGCCCGCTCGCCGGCCCGGCCCAGCACGCCAAGTACGCGCGCAACGAGGTGTACACGATCGTCCCGCGGTTCGGCCCGCGGATCGGCCACGAGAACACCACCGTCACCCCGATCCCGGGGGACCTGTGCTACTTCGACTTCTCCGGCGGCGTCCTCGACGAGGCGTTCAAGGCCGACCAGGGCATCGACAGCGAGGCGGGCGGCATCGACCTCGCGATCTTCTACGGCCGCAACAACCTGCTCATCAACGGTGACGTCGGCTGGGTGCCGGGCAACGTGTTCGGCGCGATCGTCGAGGGGCTCGACGTGATCGCCGAGGCGTGCCACGACGTGTGGCGCTCCGGGAGCGTCGGTGAGCGTCTGGTCTACGAGCGCGCATGA
- a CDS encoding HpcH/HpaI aldolase/citrate lyase family protein, with amino-acid sequence MTNQIRPRRSCLAVPGSSQKFIDKARTLPADQVFLDLEDACAPLAKPGARKTIVSALNEGGWEDKIRVVRVNDWTTEWTYRDVTEVVEGAGANLDAIMLPKVQTAEQVVALDLLLTQIEKSMGYEIGKIGIEAQIENALGLTNVNAIAAASPRVETIIFGPADFMASINMKSLVVGEQPPGYDVGDAYHHILMSILMAARAYDKQAIDGPYLQIKDVDGFRRVAGRSAALGFDGKWVLHPGQIDAANETYSPLQSDYDHAENILDAYEYFTSEAGGKRGAAMIGDEMIDEASRKMALVISGKGRAAGMERTDRWTPPES; translated from the coding sequence ATGACCAATCAGATCCGTCCCCGCCGCTCGTGCCTGGCCGTGCCGGGGTCGAGTCAGAAGTTCATCGACAAGGCCCGGACGCTGCCGGCCGACCAGGTCTTCCTCGACCTCGAGGACGCGTGCGCGCCGCTGGCCAAGCCCGGTGCCCGCAAGACGATCGTCTCGGCGCTCAACGAGGGCGGCTGGGAGGACAAGATCCGGGTCGTCCGCGTGAACGACTGGACCACGGAGTGGACCTACCGCGACGTCACCGAGGTCGTCGAGGGTGCGGGCGCCAACCTCGACGCGATCATGCTGCCGAAGGTGCAGACGGCCGAGCAGGTCGTCGCGCTGGACCTGCTGCTCACCCAGATCGAGAAGTCGATGGGCTACGAGATCGGGAAGATCGGCATCGAGGCGCAGATCGAGAACGCGCTGGGCCTGACCAACGTCAACGCCATCGCCGCCGCCTCGCCGCGCGTCGAGACCATCATCTTCGGCCCGGCCGACTTCATGGCCTCGATCAACATGAAGTCGCTCGTGGTGGGCGAGCAGCCCCCCGGCTACGACGTCGGCGACGCCTACCACCACATCCTCATGAGCATCCTCATGGCGGCGCGGGCCTACGACAAGCAGGCCATCGACGGCCCGTACCTGCAGATCAAGGACGTCGACGGCTTCCGTCGCGTCGCGGGCCGCTCCGCCGCGCTCGGCTTCGACGGCAAGTGGGTGCTGCACCCCGGCCAGATCGACGCGGCCAACGAGACCTACAGCCCGCTGCAGAGCGACTACGACCACGCCGAGAACATCCTCGACGCCTACGAGTACTTCACCTCCGAGGCGGGCGGCAAGCGCGGCGCGGCGATGATCGGCGACGAGATGATCGACGAGGCCAGCCGCAAGATGGCCCTGGTGATCTCGGGCAAGGGCCGGGCCGCAGGCATGGAGCGCACCGACCGGTGGACCCCGCCGGAGTCCTGA
- a CDS encoding DUF1003 domain-containing protein, with product MPDAPRRRLDRPGRRRFELDPDAFAKFSERIARFLGTGRFLAIQTVIVIVWIVLNLVAVSLRWDPYPFILLNLAFSTQAAYAAPLILLAQNRQDDRDRVALDEDRTRAERTKADTEYLARELAALRIAVGEVVTRDYLRGELERLGEKVSPRVGG from the coding sequence ATGCCTGACGCCCCCCGCAGGCGGCTCGACCGGCCCGGCCGTCGCCGCTTCGAGCTCGATCCCGACGCCTTCGCGAAGTTCTCCGAGCGCATCGCCCGGTTCCTCGGCACGGGGCGGTTCCTGGCGATCCAGACCGTCATCGTGATCGTCTGGATCGTGCTCAACCTGGTCGCGGTGTCGCTGCGCTGGGACCCCTACCCGTTCATCCTGCTCAACCTGGCCTTCTCCACCCAGGCCGCGTACGCCGCGCCGCTGATCCTGCTGGCGCAGAACCGCCAGGACGACCGCGACCGGGTGGCACTCGACGAGGACCGCACCCGCGCCGAGCGCACCAAGGCCGACACCGAGTACCTGGCGCGCGAGCTGGCCGCGCTGCGGATCGCGGTGGGCGAGGTCGTCACCCGCGACTACCTGCGGGGCGAGCTGGAGCGCCTAGGGGAGAAGGTCAGCCCGAGAGTCGGCGGCTGA